In Pochonia chlamydosporia 170 chromosome Unknown PCv3seq00008, whole genome shotgun sequence, the following proteins share a genomic window:
- a CDS encoding glutathione S-transferase/chloride channel (similar to Metarhizium robertsii ARSEF 23 XP_007817181.1): MATTKFSSDVITLYDIAQRPPVEESCCAPNPWKSRFALNFKGVPYSTSWVRLPDVSKVRQKLGEPAGRKFADGTDFYTLPIIRDPATGSTVGDSFDIAVYLQRTYPDKGGDLFPAQKLDYTFSLDAELLIPLSKRGKGEFEDYARFNSNVDTAFTTHTMLMCQGMPLDPATADEVKAEFVRRAGVNSWDDFSVTGEAREKAMVSFRQALGSLAKLFLRDSNGPFLLGQQVSYADFIVGAWLRMAQRSLPATEWEEVKGWHEGVFGRLHDALDVYAEVK; encoded by the coding sequence ATGGCGACAACTAAATTCTCGTCTGACGTCATTACTCTGTATGATATTGCCCAAAGACCACCCGTGGAGGAGTCATGCTGCGCTCCAAACCCCTGGAAGAGCCGCTTTGCGCTCAACTTCAAAGGCGTCCCGTACTCGACGTCATGGGTGAGATTGCCCGACGTCTCTAAAGTGCGACAGAAGCTTGGCGAGCCGGCAGGACGGAAATTCGCAGATGGCACTGATTTCTACACTCTCCCTATAATACGAGATCCGGCCACTGGCTCTACGGTCGGCGACTCGTTTGACATAGCCGTCTACCTGCAGCGAACGTATCCTGATAAGGGCGGAGACCTGTTCCCGGCCCAGAAGCTCGATTATACCTTCTCTCTAGACGCCGAGCTGCTTATACCGCTTTCCAAGCGCGGCAAGGGCGAGTTTGAAGACTATGCCCGCTTCAATTCGAACGTAGATACTGCCTTTACCACCCATACCATGCTGATGTGTCAGGGTATGCCCCTTGATCCAGCCACGGCTGATGAGGTCAAGGCGGAGTTTGTCCGTCGCGCCGGAGTCAACTCTTGGGATGACTTCTCTGTGACAGGGGAAGCGCGTGAGAAGGCCATGGTCTCGTTCCGCCAGGCGCTGGGGAGCCTGGCGAAGCTGTTTCTCAGGGATTCCAACGGACCATTTTTGCTCGGTCAACAGGTTAGCTATGCTGATTTCATTGTTGGTGCTTGGCTGCGCATGGCACAGCGAAGTCTGCCGGCGACGGAGTGGGAGGAGGTAAAAGGCTGGCATGAGGGTGTTTTTGGACGGTTACATGACGCGCTGGACGTTTATGCAGAGGTCAAATGA